The following is a genomic window from Rubeoparvulum massiliense.
CTTGAATCATACTCCATACCTCTTCACATTACCATGAACTATCATAGCGAAACAGGCATCCACTCGTCCAGTATGAAAATGGTTATCTGCTAAGCTCCTCTTGGGGCTTACTGGCTTCATTCAGAAGGATATAAGCTTGCCTTTTCTAAAGCGAGTAATTGCTGTTTGCGCTCAATCCCACCGCCATAGCCTACCAGTGCCCCATTACTTCCAATTACGCGATGGCAGGGGATAATGATGGCGATGGGATTCTTGTTATTGGCATTGCCTACTGCACGTACCGCCGTAGGCTGTGCAATGGCATTAGCAATCTCTTTATAGCTTCTTGTTTCGCCATAAGGAATACTTAATAGTGCGGTCCACACCTTTTTTTGAAAGGGTGTACCAAACAGTTGGAGTGGAATATCGAATGTGAAGCATTTACCCTGAAAATACTCATCCAGTTGACTGATTACAGATGCAAATGCTTGATCATCCCGACAGAAACGTGACTGTAATAACCAACGCTTCGCCCAACAATTCAGGGTGTTCTCAAGTGATTGCCAAGTTCCAAACTCTAGTACGCATATACCTTTCTCCGTACTCAGCATCGTTAGCGGACCAATGGGAGATTGCCATTCAGTGTAAAGCATCACTACTCCCTCCATTCCATTACTTTTGTACACACTTTGCAAGACATTGCAGGATTTCCTCACGTACATCAGGATCCTTTTCTAAAGCTAAACTCTCCTCCAAAATAGGGCGACATTCATCTCCAAATATT
Proteins encoded in this region:
- a CDS encoding methylated-DNA--[protein]-cysteine S-methyltransferase; protein product: MLYTEWQSPIGPLTMLSTEKGICVLEFGTWQSLENTLNCWAKRWLLQSRFCRDDQAFASVISQLDEYFQGKCFTFDIPLQLFGTPFQKKVWTALLSIPYGETRSYKEIANAIAQPTAVRAVGNANNKNPIAIIIPCHRVIGSNGALVGYGGGIERKQQLLALEKASLYPSE